One genomic segment of Arachis duranensis cultivar V14167 chromosome 4, aradu.V14167.gnm2.J7QH, whole genome shotgun sequence includes these proteins:
- the LOC107483622 gene encoding nuclear transcription factor Y subunit B-5-like, with translation MVDNIGGSGSSNNEGIIKEQDRLLPIANVGRIMKQILPQNAKISKEAKETMQECVSEYISFVTSEASEKCRKERRKTVNGDDICWALATLGFDDYAEGMRRYLQRYRELEVDNNNQERGK, from the coding sequence atgGTTGATAACATTGGAGGTAGTGGTTCTTCTAATAATGAAGGCATCATCAAGGAGCAAGATCGGTTGCTGCCAATAGCCAATGTTGGTAGGATCATGAAGCAGATTCTTCCTCAGAATGCGAAAATCTCGAAGGAGGCGAAGGAGACGATGCAGGAGTGCGTGTCGGAGTACATTAGCTTCGTGACGAGCGAGGCGTCGGAGAAATGCCGGAAGGAGAGGAGGAAGACTGTTAATGGTGATGACATTTGTTGGGCGCTCGCAACGCTCGGTTTTGATGACTATGCCGAAGGGATGAGAAGGTATTTACAAAGGTATAGAGAGTTAGAGgttgataataataatcaagAGAGAGGGAAATAA